The following coding sequences are from one Treponema bryantii window:
- a CDS encoding acyltransferase family protein, producing the protein MERKYFIDNLRILCILLLFPFHVAMFYNDFGERFYVHIADCVPASLLNISTYPWWMPLLFVLAGASTFYAFGKRTAKQYIIERVLKLYIPFNVALIFVIPVQTYLADIYFNNYSGNYFEHFKEFFVFTDFTGYDGHFTPAHTWFILYLFLISLITLPLLKLAYNKKFDLKPSRFMILKLLLIGVVLYFIKPIADLGGKSIVEFMAWFLIGFFVFSDETFQEKAGSWSKVTFPLFAILLIARCVMYKIQVFGPYWDLLTYIFTWSGILSLFGLGKKFLNFNSAFTKYFSQASYPLYILHQSVIVILGFFAAKYVKIPYILQYILLVIISFAITVGLFEIFRRNKVTSFLLGIKSLKNRKENEKQ; encoded by the coding sequence ATGGAAAGAAAGTATTTTATCGACAATCTCAGAATTCTTTGTATCCTGCTGCTTTTCCCATTTCATGTGGCAATGTTTTACAATGATTTCGGTGAACGATTTTATGTTCATATTGCAGACTGTGTTCCAGCCTCATTATTGAATATCAGCACATACCCCTGGTGGATGCCACTTTTATTTGTCTTAGCAGGAGCGTCAACCTTTTATGCTTTTGGAAAACGAACAGCAAAACAGTACATTATTGAACGAGTACTAAAGCTTTATATTCCCTTTAATGTAGCTCTTATTTTTGTAATTCCTGTTCAAACTTATCTGGCAGATATTTATTTCAATAATTATTCCGGCAACTATTTTGAACACTTTAAGGAATTTTTTGTTTTTACAGATTTTACCGGTTATGATGGTCATTTTACTCCCGCTCATACCTGGTTTATCCTGTATCTTTTCCTGATTTCTCTTATTACCCTGCCGCTATTAAAATTGGCCTATAATAAAAAATTTGATTTAAAGCCTTCCCGATTTATGATTCTTAAACTCCTTCTTATTGGAGTAGTACTTTATTTTATTAAACCAATTGCTGATCTGGGTGGAAAAAGCATTGTAGAATTTATGGCATGGTTTTTAATAGGTTTCTTTGTTTTCTCAGATGAAACTTTCCAGGAAAAAGCTGGTTCCTGGTCTAAAGTAACATTTCCACTCTTTGCAATTCTTTTAATTGCACGATGCGTAATGTATAAAATACAGGTTTTTGGACCTTATTGGGATTTATTAACATATATTTTTACCTGGAGTGGAATACTTTCATTATTTGGCCTTGGAAAAAAGTTTCTAAACTTTAACAGTGCTTTTACAAAGTATTTCTCACAGGCGTCATATCCTCTTTATATTCTTCATCAATCAGTAATAGTAATTCTGGGATTCTTTGCTGCCAAATATGTAAAGATTCCTTATATCCTACAGTACATATTATTAGTTATTATTTCCTTTGCTATCACTGTTGGACTTTTTGAAATTTTCCGAAGAAACAAGGTCACAAGTTTTCTTTTGGGAATAAAAAGTCTGAAAAATAGAAAAGAGAATGAAAAACAATGA
- a CDS encoding nitroreductase — MNEIIKAMKERRSIRKFKAELPSKADLEQIVEAGLYAASGMGKQATKVIVVIDKKLRDKIMEMNRKVGGWDKGFDPFYGAPVMIIVLGELENGNRVYDGSLVMGNLMLAAHSFGLGSIWIHRAKQEFESDEGKEILKELGIEGEWEGIGHCAVGYMDCELPPPPARKEGRVVWAE; from the coding sequence ATGAACGAAATTATCAAAGCAATGAAAGAACGCAGAAGTATCCGCAAGTTTAAGGCAGAACTTCCATCAAAAGCAGATCTTGAGCAGATCGTTGAAGCTGGACTTTATGCCGCAAGCGGAATGGGAAAACAGGCTACAAAAGTCATCGTTGTAATAGACAAAAAGCTTCGTGATAAAATCATGGAAATGAACCGCAAAGTTGGCGGATGGGACAAAGGCTTTGATCCTTTTTATGGAGCTCCGGTAATGATCATTGTTCTTGGAGAACTCGAGAATGGTAACCGTGTTTATGACGGCTCGCTTGTAATGGGAAATCTTATGCTTGCAGCTCACTCTTTTGGACTCGGAAGCATCTGGATCCACCGTGCAAAGCAGGAGTTTGAAAGTGATGAAGGAAAAGAAATCCTGAAAGAACTCGGCATCGAAGGTGAATGGGAAGGTATCGGCCACTGCGCTGTAGGCTACATGGATTGCGAACTTCCACCACCTCCTGCTCGCAAAGAAGGCCGAGTTGTCTGGGCAGAATAA
- a CDS encoding Fic family protein — translation MIEECPKISGIPFTEILLNRDFASEISKMNDEYYYWDKVKYHSPEGIKPEVFWAAIKYSRTFNSKTYNFHSCIFSIFETTKMQEYLHNFDMNFGGTIASSDIISNKNRQYYLLSSIMEEAIASSQMEGASTTRKVAKEMLRKQAKPKDKSQQMILNNYNTIRYLSEHKEDSLTPELLLDIHRQITEKTLDDPNDEGRFRTDDNIFVVNGITGEVAHDPPSRKQIMDTVIQLCIFANEDKTFVHPIIKAIIIHFMISYLHPFVDGNGRTARSLFYWYMLKKGYWLTEYLSISRIIYKSKGQYEKAFLYTEHDDFDLGYFINYNLKVLNDAFNELHAYLDRKAQENASLLEYRIPGINERQMQIIKICIKTPNSTFTSKDLETRFNVSVKTIRSDLEGLVELGLLSTVPLNKRLTAYTRAENFEERLRDIKGN, via the coding sequence ATGATAGAAGAATGCCCAAAAATATCTGGAATTCCGTTTACAGAAATTCTATTAAACAGAGATTTCGCATCTGAAATCTCAAAAATGAATGATGAATACTATTATTGGGATAAAGTAAAATATCATTCACCAGAAGGCATCAAGCCTGAAGTGTTTTGGGCGGCAATAAAATATTCAAGAACATTTAATAGTAAAACATATAATTTTCATTCCTGTATATTTTCAATTTTTGAAACCACCAAAATGCAGGAATATCTTCATAACTTTGATATGAATTTTGGTGGTACAATAGCGTCTTCTGATATTATTTCAAATAAAAACAGACAGTATTACTTATTAAGTTCAATAATGGAAGAAGCTATTGCATCCAGCCAGATGGAAGGTGCTTCTACTACAAGAAAAGTTGCAAAAGAAATGCTGCGTAAACAGGCTAAGCCAAAAGATAAAAGTCAGCAGATGATTTTGAATAATTACAACACAATACGTTATTTATCAGAACATAAAGAGGATTCTTTAACTCCTGAATTATTGCTGGATATTCACAGACAGATTACAGAAAAAACTTTAGATGATCCTAATGATGAAGGAAGATTCCGAACAGATGATAATATCTTTGTGGTAAATGGAATTACAGGTGAAGTTGCTCATGATCCTCCTTCTCGCAAGCAGATTATGGATACTGTTATACAGTTATGTATTTTTGCAAATGAAGATAAAACTTTTGTGCATCCGATAATCAAGGCAATAATAATTCACTTTATGATTTCCTATCTGCATCCTTTTGTTGATGGAAACGGAAGAACTGCGCGTTCATTGTTTTACTGGTATATGCTTAAAAAAGGCTATTGGCTTACTGAATATCTTTCTATCTCTCGTATTATTTACAAGTCAAAGGGGCAATATGAAAAAGCCTTCTTGTATACGGAGCATGATGATTTTGATTTAGGATACTTTATCAATTATAACCTCAAGGTTTTAAATGATGCATTTAATGAACTGCATGCCTATCTTGATCGAAAAGCACAGGAAAATGCTTCTTTACTTGAATATAGGATTCCCGGCATAAATGAAAGACAAATGCAAATAATTAAGATTTGTATTAAAACGCCAAATTCCACTTTCACGAGCAAAGATTTGGAAACAAGGTTTAATGTATCGGTAAAGACAATTCGTTCAGATTTAGAAGGACTTGTTGAATTGGGCTTATTATCAACAGTTCCTCTTAATAAACGTCTGACCGCTTACACAAGAGCAGAAAACTTTGAAGAACGATTAAGAGATATTAAGGGAAATTAG
- a CDS encoding phosphotransferase, translated as MLKNDMFDTYQKEALFYQSKMNTSSEYLPEILSVELSDDEIIILMKKYVSLERSNSDGELQKIINTLAKIHNDKIPEFLRKAGKEPLDKERIEYCLNGWKSVLNEHPKVFDEAALNPIAEKINEIISWHNNEDSVLIHGDFHWDNLLKTDDGRICVCDWQNVAIGGASEDLSFFMSRLGADGIQIDLDTILNMYTNAVKETSGKAINPELIKKHIAASNVITTFEFWHEFLHGNPEDRVKGIFDKLIKDFQTVNTSCTSSM; from the coding sequence ATGTTAAAGAACGATATGTTCGACACATATCAAAAAGAGGCCTTGTTCTATCAGAGCAAAATGAATACTTCGTCTGAATATCTCCCGGAAATATTAAGTGTGGAATTATCTGATGATGAGATAATCATTCTTATGAAAAAATATGTTTCGCTTGAACGTTCCAATTCTGATGGTGAGCTTCAAAAAATCATTAATACCTTAGCGAAGATTCATAATGATAAAATTCCTGAGTTTTTGAGGAAGGCTGGAAAAGAGCCTCTGGATAAAGAACGTATTGAATATTGTCTCAACGGCTGGAAAAGTGTTCTGAATGAACATCCAAAAGTTTTTGATGAAGCGGCATTGAATCCTATCGCGGAAAAGATAAATGAAATAATCAGCTGGCATAATAATGAAGACAGTGTTTTGATTCACGGAGATTTTCACTGGGATAATTTATTAAAAACTGATGATGGAAGAATCTGTGTTTGTGACTGGCAGAACGTTGCGATAGGCGGAGCTTCCGAAGACTTGAGCTTTTTTATGAGCAGGCTCGGAGCAGATGGCATTCAGATTGATTTGGATACAATCCTTAATATGTATACCAATGCTGTAAAAGAGACTTCTGGTAAAGCCATAAATCCTGAGCTTATAAAAAAACATATTGCCGCATCAAATGTTATAACAACATTCGAGTTCTGGCACGAGTTCCTGCATGGAAATCCAGAGGATAGAGTCAAAGGGATTTTTGACAAATTGATAAAAGACTTTCAGACAGTGAATACCAGCTGCACCAGCAGCATGTAA
- a CDS encoding branched-chain amino acid transporter permease, translated as MSDFKHSLIIILVMGVVTLATRILPVLIFGRNEKIPKYIMYLGKVVPYTAMGLLIVYCFKDVSVVQAPHAIPELIAMSVVIISYLWKRNAIFSVVIGTVLYMLLVQLVFTV; from the coding sequence ATGAGCGACTTTAAGCATTCCTTAATTATAATTCTTGTCATGGGTGTCGTTACGCTTGCTACAAGAATTCTTCCTGTTCTGATTTTTGGACGGAATGAAAAAATCCCGAAATACATTATGTATCTCGGAAAAGTTGTTCCTTATACTGCAATGGGACTTTTGATTGTCTATTGTTTTAAGGATGTCTCTGTAGTCCAGGCACCGCATGCAATTCCAGAACTGATTGCCATGTCTGTCGTAATCATATCATACCTTTGGAAACGCAATGCAATTTTCAGCGTGGTCATTGGAACAGTGCTTTACATGCTGCTGGTGCAGCTGGTATTCACTGTCTGA
- a CDS encoding AAC(3) family N-acetyltransferase, which yields MIKKDELKNQLQSLGLKKNMKILLHVALSNVGYLENGPKDLIDGIEEIISPDGILVMPAYNTYGNYKPNLSIVNDYFKNQKDVIRTNQIIASFAVWGNQKEKIAANIEYTEDGLSFEAGEKSTLARLYENDGWSLFLGTDYSTCTILHLAENRASWPSKFIFTEEFVSSDGKKIPFHDVAYQDEDFNEIGLEFEKQFNGNSSILRTGKIANAECKLINQKAFVDFAVSWMIKNRT from the coding sequence ATGATTAAAAAAGACGAACTTAAAAATCAACTGCAAAGTTTGGGCTTAAAAAAGAATATGAAAATTCTGCTTCATGTAGCTCTTTCAAATGTTGGTTATTTAGAAAATGGCCCCAAAGATCTAATTGATGGAATTGAAGAAATAATATCTCCAGATGGAATTCTTGTAATGCCTGCGTATAATACCTATGGAAACTACAAACCAAATCTGAGTATCGTAAATGATTATTTCAAAAATCAGAAAGATGTAATTCGTACAAATCAGATAATTGCAAGTTTTGCTGTGTGGGGAAATCAAAAAGAAAAAATTGCAGCAAATATTGAATACACAGAAGATGGGCTTTCTTTTGAAGCTGGTGAAAAAAGTACTTTAGCCCGCTTATATGAAAATGATGGCTGGTCTCTATTTTTGGGAACTGATTATTCTACCTGTACAATTCTTCATCTTGCAGAAAACAGGGCTTCATGGCCTTCAAAGTTTATATTTACAGAAGAGTTTGTTTCTTCTGATGGAAAGAAGATTCCGTTTCATGATGTTGCATATCAGGACGAAGATTTTAATGAAATAGGATTGGAATTTGAAAAACAGTTTAATGGTAATTCATCAATATTGCGTACAGGCAAAATCGCGAATGCGGAATGTAAATTGATCAATCAAAAAGCATTTGTTGATTTTGCAGTCAGTTGGATGATTAAGAATAGGACATAA
- a CDS encoding AzlC family ABC transporter permease, with translation MKKFDRKTVIESFRTSIPIMVTFVVIGIGYGILMQKHGFGPLWSLLSGFVIYSGTAQFVSVAMLADSSFFMAAVTALMISARHIFFSISMIGRYKNEGHRKWYLYYGLCDETYAMLSKDKMPEGVNVSLFRVLVTALNQSSWIFGSVLGGLLGSLLEFDSTGIDFAMTALFTTVFIEQWLSSKCHIPSILGVAATLSCRLLFGRDLFLIPSMVVIIIVLTLLRKKIEAEGELNDERL, from the coding sequence ATGAAAAAATTCGATAGAAAAACCGTGATAGAATCTTTTCGAACTTCCATTCCAATTATGGTAACCTTTGTTGTTATAGGAATTGGATATGGAATTCTTATGCAGAAGCACGGCTTTGGACCTCTGTGGTCTTTGCTCTCTGGTTTTGTTATTTACAGCGGAACAGCTCAGTTTGTAAGCGTTGCGATGCTTGCTGATTCTTCTTTTTTTATGGCTGCAGTTACTGCACTGATGATCAGTGCACGCCATATCTTTTTCAGCATTTCCATGATTGGCAGATACAAAAACGAGGGCCACAGAAAATGGTATCTTTATTACGGTCTGTGCGATGAAACCTATGCCATGCTGAGCAAAGATAAAATGCCCGAGGGCGTGAACGTCAGCTTGTTCCGTGTGCTGGTAACCGCCTTAAATCAGTCATCATGGATTTTCGGCTCTGTACTTGGCGGTCTGCTCGGTTCGCTACTGGAGTTTGATTCAACCGGAATTGATTTTGCGATGACGGCTCTGTTCACAACAGTATTCATCGAACAATGGCTTTCTTCAAAATGTCACATCCCATCAATACTTGGAGTTGCCGCTACCCTGAGCTGCCGCCTTTTGTTTGGAAGAGATTTATTTTTGATTCCTTCAATGGTGGTCATAATTATTGTACTGACACTCTTGCGTAAAAAAATCGAAGCAGAAGGAGAACTGAACGATGAGCGACTTTAA